The segment TCATGATTATGGGTTTATCAATGATATTCATCATAATATTGGAACCCATGTGGCTCATCATATCTTTTTAACCATGCCTCACTATCATTTAAAGACGGCAACAGAAGCCATTAAACCGATTTTAGGAGACTACTATCGTAAGTCGGATCGCTCCATTGTTGATGCCTTTATTCGGGGCTATGACAATTGTCATGTTGTGCCTGATGAGGGTGGTAAAGTTTACTATGAACCCCGACAATTTTAGTTAATTTTTTTCAGTAAACCTCATATCTTATCCTCTCAGGAAGTTGAGAAATTTGGGGTTTACTTGAATTACATTATTGGAAAGGCAAATTAACAGTGAAGGTTGTGATCTGATTTGGTTGACTATCAACGCTAATAAATCCTTGATGTAAACGGGCGATTTCATAAGCAATCGCTAATCCTAATCCTGCCCCTCCAGTTTGTCGAGAGCGAGCTTCTTCTACCCGATAAAATCGTTCAAAAAGATGGGGTAAATCTTGGGGAGAAATGCCCAAGCCTGTATTAGTAAAAACGATGTTTACTCCTTTATCTACTAGGGCTGTCGTTACCGTAATCATTCCCTGATTAGGGGTATATTTAATGGCATTATCTAAGAGATTTAAAAACAAACTGGTTAAATAATCAGCATGACCATAAACGATTAAATTAAGCTCAATATTTTGAATAATTTCAATATTTTTGGTTTCAGCTAAAGGGGCTAATTGTTCCACTAAAATCTCTAATAAATGACTTAACTCTACGGTTTGAGTGACTAAACTTTCTTGTTCTAAACGGGTTAAAAATAATAAACCATTAGCCAAGCGAATTAAGCGATCAACCTCTTGATCTAGCTGTTGTAAAGTGTTAACATATTCTTGAGGACTACGCAGACGACTTAAGGTTACGCCGATGCGTCCTTTGATTACTGTTAAGGGGGTACGAAGTTCATGAGAAGCATCAGCAGTAAATCGTCTTTCATGATCTAAAGCTGTTTGTAATCGATCTAACATTCGGTCTAAAGTATTCGCTAATCGTCCTACTTCATCGAGAGAACCTTGATAGTTAATACGGCAAGTAATTTCATCCTGATTAATGGCTTCTGCGGTGCGAATAATCCTTTCAATAGGACTTAAAGCGCGATCAGCTAAAAATAATCCCCCACAAGCAGCAATCATTAAAACCAGGGGAAAACTTAACAACATTAACGCTAATAGATGGTCTAAAGTTTTTGATACTGATTGCAAAGGTTGACTTACCTGTAACCAACCTTGAGTATTTAAAAGAGAGATTTTTAAACTATAAATTCGCCATAATTTATCTTGAGCTTTAATATTAGTAAAGCCTATTTCTTGAGAGACAAATTGCGGTAATAATTGATAGTGTCCAAACCCATCCCAAACATTACCATCTCTGGAAGTTAAACGCACCACAAAACCAGCTTCAGTTAGATTATGAATAACTGAATCTGATCCTAAAGTATGCTTAAGTTTAATTTTTCCTTGTTGCTCAATTAGAAGATTAAGGGTTTCCGAAACTGTTACTTCTAAAGTTCTGTCCATTTGCCGAGAAAGATTATGTTTTAACAGACCATATAAATAAACACTAAACAACCCTAAAGTTACCCCTAATAACAAAATATACCAAGCAGTTAAACGAACCCTTAAGGTCATTTTATTAAAGCGAGTCTGCTGCTGATTAATGATTCTGATTAAGGGCATTTTAAACAATAACCGACTCCTCGTATAGTATGTAATAAAGCTGTGTCAAAATCTCGATCAATTTTTCGTCGTAAATATCCCACATAAACATCGACGACATTGGATTCGCTATAAAAATCTAAATTCCAAACGTGTTCCCCAATTTGTGTCCGACTTAAGACTTGATTGGCATTGCGTAACAAATATTCTAACAGTTTAAATTCTAAGGGACTCAACTCAATTAATTGGCTTCCCCTTCTCACTTCTCTGGTGGGTAAATCCATGGTTAAATCAGCTAACTGTAAAAGGGTATTAACTTGCAAGGGGGGACGACGTTGTAAGGCCCGTAAACGGGCTAATAATTCAGAAAAAGCAAAGGGTTTTACTAAGTAGTCATCTGCGCCATAATCAAGGCCTTTAACCCGATCTTCAATGCGATCTCTAGCCGTTAGTAACAAAACAGGGGTTAAAATTTGTTGTTGACGAATTTCTTGAAGTAATTGTAATCCGTCAATTCTGGGGAGCATAATATCCAAAATAATGATGTCATACTCGGACATTTCTAGATAATCTTTACCTTCTTTCCCATCTTTCGCCACACTAACTATATAACCAATTTCTTTGAGTCCTTGACTAATAAATTGAGCAATTCCTGATTCATCTTCAATTAATAAAATTCGCATCTTTCTGTTTTCCTTTTACCTCTTGCCTTTTGCCTGTTACTCAACTGTGGTATTCTATCCTGAAAACTCCGATAAATAGAAAGCTTTTTAGTAAACTTCTCATCACCGAATTTCATGACAACTAAACTATCCTCCTATGAATTTGAGGTTGTCACAGTCAACCCCCAAGGCGAAATTACGCAACGCGATCGCCATACAACCCTTTATTTCCTGGAAAAATTAGAGCATGGTATCACCTTAGATATGGTAGCCATTCCTGGGGGAATCTTTTATATGGGTTCCGTCAAAACCGAGGAGGGTTGTTTATCCTCCCAAACCCCCCAACATCTCGTTACCCTCAAACCTTTCTGGATCAGTAAATATCCCATTACCCAAGGACAATGGCAAACTGTAGCAAGTTTCCCGACTGTTAAACAACCCTTAACCTCCTATCCGTCAAGTTTTGCGGGCCTTGATCATCCAGTAGAACAAGTATCTTGGTATGATGCCCTAGAATTTTGTGCCAGACTTTCCCAATATAGTAAGCGTTCTTATTATCTCCCCAGTGAAGCTCAATGGGAATATGCTTGTCGGGCTAATACTAACACCCCCTTTCATTTTGGCGAAACGATCACCACTGATTTAGCTAACTATTCAGGGATAGACTGGGAATATCAAGGGAAAATTTGTAGTCAGGGTTCTTATGGAAAAGGCCCTTTAGGAGAAGATAGACGCACAACAACTCCTGTGGGCTTTTTTGGTGTGGCCAATGGGTTTGGTTTATATGATATGTATGGTAATGTCCGAGAATGGTGCGAAGATGGTTGGCATCCTAATTATGAGAATGCCCCTGACAACGGAACCCCTTGGATCATAGCAGGGGATGAAACGAAACGGGTTGTTAGAGGAGGATCATGGAATAGCGGCCCCCGCAAATGTCGTTCCGCTTATCGGGATAAGTTTGATCCCTTTGCCTCTCTTTATGATATCGGCTTTCGGGTGGTTCATTATGGCGATCGCTAGTGAGATCAAACCTCTCTCATCGGGCAATTTTTCCCTCACCCCCAAGGAAGGAAGGGCCAAAACTGAAAAAATTCTCAAAAACAGCCTTCTTGACGTAGCATCTTGTGAATCTTTAATGTTAAGGTAAAGTCATAAACGAATGTTACCTGCGAAGGAGAGATCTATGCTACACCGCAAGATTTATCAACTCTGTACAGAAAACCGAGAGGTTTGTCTTTTCTTGCGGGATCAACAACGTTGGATCGAGGCAGCGACTATTGTTTCTTTGGAAGGAGACTTAGTCACCATTCGTTATGAAACCGAAGAAGACGACGAAATTAGTTCTTGGGAAGAAATGGTGAGACTTGAAAGTATTGGGGCAGTCAGTCAAAAGCTGGCCTCTGTTTCCCGATATAATTCTGATATTACTGTCTCTGATGATTGTCCCGAAGCAGAACAAATTCATCCCCGTTATCCTGAGTCAAACCAAGACTAAAGGAATAAACAAGATGAAGATGCTTAAAAAAAGACCCTGTTATTAGGGTGCCGGAACGATCCGGCCATTTTTTTGCATAATTATTTTAAGCTGTTAAGAAGTATCAAAAATTGGAGCAAATTGTAAAGTTAGGGGACAATTTTTGTTTTTCTCAGCTAATTTTATTTAGGATGAAAGTGGATTGAATTGTACTCCGAAGCGTTGAGAGGTAGGGGTGATGTCTCCTATTACTAGCGATCGCCTAATTAATCTCGATCTTAACCAACCTTTATGGGATCGTTTCTTTTCTGTTGCACCTTTGGTTATCATTGGCAGTAAGGAAGCAGATGGCAGTTATGATCTCGCCCCGAAACATTTGGCCATGCCCTTTGGATGGGATAATTATTTTGGCTTTATCTGTACCCCTCGTCATGGCACTTATCAAAATATTCGCCGCGAAACAGTCTTTACTGTCAGTTTTCCTCAACCTGATCAAGTTCTATTCGCTAGTTTAGCAGCCGCTCCCCGTTGTGACCATGATCACAAACCTAGCTTATCGGTTTTACCGACTTTCCCTGCTTCAACCGTTGACGGAGTGTTACTACAGCAAGGTTATTTGTTCCTAGAATGCCAATTAGACCGTATCATAGACGGTTTTGGGGAGAATAGCTTAATTGTCGGAAAAATTGCAGCCGCGCAGGTGCAAACAGCAGCTTTAAGACGTTGCGATCGAGATGACCAAGATATTTTACTCGATGTTCCTCTCTTAGTTTATCTGTCCCCTGGACGCTATACAACCATTAATCATAGCTTTTCCTTCCCCTTTCATGCCGGGTTTAAACGGTGAATAATCAATTAATAATTAATAGTCAATAATTATTAATTGATTATTGATAGTTGATAGTTGATAGTTGATAGTTAATAGTTAATAGTTGATAGTTAATAGTTAATAGTTACAAAAATGTTAACATCTACCCTAAATTCCCAAGTTTCTAAACGACTGTTAGACTATCTCCACAGTCGTCAAGGGGGAATGGTAGAACTTTTAAAACAGTTAGTTTTAGCAGAGTCTCCTTCAACGGTTCCCACTGCTCAAAAACAGGTCTTATCCTTACTCAAAAATGCCCTAGAAACCCGTAATTATCGGGTGCGTCTTATTCCTGGTAAAACTAACGGAGGACACCTCTTAGCAACTCCAAAACACCGTATTAAATCACAACCCAGACAACTCTTATTAGGTCATTGTGATACAGTTTGGCCCTTGGGAACCTTAGAAACTATGCCCTTAATACAACAAAATGGCAAACTTTACGGCCCCGGTGTTTATGATATGAAAGGAGGATTAATACAAACTATTTTCGCCTTAGAAAGTCTTTTATACTGTGATTTGATACCAACTGTAACCCCTGTTTTTTTGATCAACTCCGATGAAGAAATAGGCAGTAAAGAGTCTACCCCTTATATTCGCAAATTAGTCCAAGGATGCGATCGCGTCTTCGTCATGGAACCCTCTTTAGGGGAAACGGGACAGTTAAAAACCCGTCGTAAAGGGGTGGGACGTTTTACGATCAAAGTCGTCGGAAAAGCGGCCCATGCAGGGTTAGAACCGGAAAAAGGCGCGAGTGCTATTTTAGAATTATCCTTTGTCATTCAACAATTATTTGCCCTCAATAACCCCGAAAAAGGCATTACCGTTAATGTGGGAACCATTGACGGGGGTATTCGTTCCAATGTGATCGCCCCTGAAAGTCAGGCCGTGGTTGATGTGCGGGTACTCCATCAAAAAGATGCCCAATTTATTGAGTCTCAAATACTCAGTTTACAACCCACCACCCCAGGCACACAATTAATCATTACAGGAGGTATCGGACGACCCCCGATGGAAAAAACCCCAGAAAGCGAAAAACTCTGGCAACAGGCTTATAATATGGCTTCTGACTTGGGTTTAGACCTTACAGAAGCCACCGCAGGAGGAGGATCGGATGGTAATACCACTAACCGTTATGCCCCCACCTTAGACGGTTTAGGGGCAGTAGGAGACGCGGCCCATTCTCCTGGAGAATTTATCTATCTTGATACTTTAGCAGAGCGATCAGCTTTGTTGGCCCGGTTGTTACTTGATCCTCCTTTGTTGTGATGATGTAGGGGCGAGGGGCCCTTAGTCCCTACCAAAACTATAAATTAGGCAGAAAAATCATGAATACTAACCTTTTCAACCCTCCTTATTTATATAGTTCTTTAACCCGTATTTCTGATCTCAAACTGCAACCATTTGATGTGGTTTCTTTGCCCAGAAAACAATGGGAAACGGGTGATTATGTGGTAGGAGAAGTCTTGTCCCCTGTGTCCCCTAATGCTACAGTAGAACTGACCAATGGACGCTTAGCAAGCTTATTACCAGGCGATCGCATTATTGGGGCTTTTGGTGTCAGACGAGCGACTTTAGAAGCTGTGGGAGAATGGCAGTCCATTGGGGAAGATGGCCGTATGGACAATATGACTTGTGCGGGTTTGTTTGGTAAAGTTACCTCGAAATCTTATTTATTACCGTCGATCACCTCCCTTCAATATCGGGGCCATGTAATACGAAATCACCACAAAGTTTGTATGAAAGATTTTGTGCCAACTATTAGTAATATCCCTTATGAATGCCCTACCATCATGATTATTGGTACATCAATGTCAGCCGGAAAAACTACGGCGGCCCGGATTATTATTCATCAATTAAAACAGTTAGGCTTAAAAGTTGTCGCCGCCAAATTAACAGGGGCCGGACGTTATCGAGATGTGCTATCAATGGGAGATGCAGGGGCAGATCGCATTTTTGATTTTGTGGATGTGGGTTTACCCTCTTCTGTGGCCGCTCCCGAAGAATTTCGGGTGTCAGTGCGTCAGTTATTGAGTATGATGGCAGTTGAAAATCCTGATGTAGCGGTTGTAGAAGCGGGGGCCTCTCCCTTGGAGCCTTATAATGGGTCTGTGGTCTTAGAAGAACTGAAAGATCAAATTTGTTTTACTGTATTATGTGCCTCAGATCCCTATGCTGTCGTTGGTGTTTGTCAAGGGTTTGGGTTTATGCCAGATTTGATTACAGGGATCGCCACAAGCACCTCATCAGGGGTAGAATTAGTGGAGAAACTCACAGGTCTTAAAGCATTAACCCTATCAGAACCCAGTGCCTTACTGAGCTTAACTCAATTGTTACAAGATAAGTTATTGGACAAGATTAAGAGTCAAGTCTTGACGGGATGTTTTTAATCGTAATTGTCTCAAAATTAAACGAATTAAACTCAGATTAAATCCCGCCTTTCAGCAAAAATTGTAACATCAAACCCGCAACTCCCCTCACAATACTGTCTAATTGCGGATTGCCCTTATCTTTCTTTCTCGCCTCTTGAACAGCCTCAATATTTTTAACAAAATTATCAGAGGTTTCTTGCCCTTGAAGATTTTCTTGTTTCTCATACAATTGTGAAGCCGCTTTTGCATTCAGAATTGCCCCCTGTTCATTCCCTAACCGTAATAAAGCATAACCTCTGGCTAAATAAGCAGGAGCAAATTCAGGATTTAATGCCAGAGCTTTATTATGATTTTCAATGGCTTCTTGATAATTCCCTTCTTTCGTTTCAATTAATCCCCATCCATAAAATAATTCAGGGGTTCCTGCATTATTAGCAATGCCTTTTGCGCCTTGCACATAAGCTTGCCCTAAATTCGTTCCCATGAGATTAGCATTGGTTAAATAAGCTTCCCGTAAATCTGTCCCATTAAAGATCGCACTACCTAAATTGGCACCTGTTAAATTCGCCCCATACAAAGAAGTTCCTGTTAAATTTGCTCCCCTAAGATCGGCCCCCGCTAAATTGGCCTGAGAAAGATTTGCTCCGGCTAAATTTGCGCCGATCAAAGATGCTCCTGAAAGATCTGCCATCACTAAACCTGAACCAGTTAAATCACATAACTGACATTGTTTTGTAGACAATAACTGATTAAGATGGTTGAAATTTTCCGCTTGTGCAGGAAAGGATAAACCGACAACAGTTAATACACTGGTTAAACTCAGACAAGTAATTTTCATCATGACTTTTGATAAGAAGATATTGATGAGACAGTAGACGTTCGCCTATATTATGGCCGATCAAGTTGACTTTTAAGGTGACAATGGACGGTCTAAAAAGAGTACAATTGATACAAACTTTAACACTTGAGCCAAAAAATGACACCTAACGTTGAAATTTACACCTGGAGTACCTGTCCTTTCTGTATTCGGGCCAAGGCACTCTTAGTCAAAAAAGGGGTTGAATTTACAGAATATTGTATTGATGGAGACAACGAAGGGCGAGAAGTGATGGCAGAAAGGGCCAATGGCCGTCGTAGTCTACCACAAATTTTTATCAACAATCAGCATATTGGTGGCTGTGATGACATATATTCCCTAGAATCCCAGGGTAAACTAGATCCGTTATTACAAACATCGGTGGCCGGATGAAATTAGCCTTTATTATTGATCCTTTAGCCAAACTTGATCCAGGCCATGACAGCAGTGTGGCCATGATGGAAGCGGCCCAAATTTTGGGCCATGAGGTTTGGGTGACAGAAGTTCATCAACTCAGTGTCATTGACGGGAAAGGGTGGGGCCTATTGTCTCAAATACAACTAACACCTGTTGAATTGCAGGATGGACGTTGGGTTAGTTCCCCTAATTGGTATCAGGTTTCTGAGACTGTTTTAAGGTGTCTAGAAGACATGGACGCGGTGTTTATGCGGAAAGACCCCCCCGTGACGATTCGTTACCTCTATGCCACTTATATCCTGGAATTAATTGATCCTGAAAAAACTTTGGTGATTAATTCTCCTCAAGGGTTACGGGAAGCAAATGAGAAGATGTACACTTTACAATTTTACTCGGTGATGCCGGAAACGGTGGTGAGTCGAGATAAGGCAATTATTCGGCGATTTGTTGAGGAGAAAAAACAGGCTGTTTTGAAACCTTTGGG is part of the Crocosphaera sp. UHCC 0190 genome and harbors:
- a CDS encoding sensor histidine kinase, which codes for MPLIRIINQQQTRFNKMTLRVRLTAWYILLLGVTLGLFSVYLYGLLKHNLSRQMDRTLEVTVSETLNLLIEQQGKIKLKHTLGSDSVIHNLTEAGFVVRLTSRDGNVWDGFGHYQLLPQFVSQEIGFTNIKAQDKLWRIYSLKISLLNTQGWLQVSQPLQSVSKTLDHLLALMLLSFPLVLMIAACGGLFLADRALSPIERIIRTAEAINQDEITCRINYQGSLDEVGRLANTLDRMLDRLQTALDHERRFTADASHELRTPLTVIKGRIGVTLSRLRSPQEYVNTLQQLDQEVDRLIRLANGLLFLTRLEQESLVTQTVELSHLLEILVEQLAPLAETKNIEIIQNIELNLIVYGHADYLTSLFLNLLDNAIKYTPNQGMITVTTALVDKGVNIVFTNTGLGISPQDLPHLFERFYRVEEARSRQTGGAGLGLAIAYEIARLHQGFISVDSQPNQITTFTVNLPFQ
- a CDS encoding formylglycine-generating enzyme family protein, producing MTTKLSSYEFEVVTVNPQGEITQRDRHTTLYFLEKLEHGITLDMVAIPGGIFYMGSVKTEEGCLSSQTPQHLVTLKPFWISKYPITQGQWQTVASFPTVKQPLTSYPSSFAGLDHPVEQVSWYDALEFCARLSQYSKRSYYLPSEAQWEYACRANTNTPFHFGETITTDLANYSGIDWEYQGKICSQGSYGKGPLGEDRRTTTPVGFFGVANGFGLYDMYGNVREWCEDGWHPNYENAPDNGTPWIIAGDETKRVVRGGSWNSGPRKCRSAYRDKFDPFASLYDIGFRVVHYGDR
- the grxC gene encoding glutaredoxin 3, producing the protein MTPNVEIYTWSTCPFCIRAKALLVKKGVEFTEYCIDGDNEGREVMAERANGRRSLPQIFINNQHIGGCDDIYSLESQGKLDPLLQTSVAG
- the gshB gene encoding glutathione synthase → MKLAFIIDPLAKLDPGHDSSVAMMEAAQILGHEVWVTEVHQLSVIDGKGWGLLSQIQLTPVELQDGRWVSSPNWYQVSETVLRCLEDMDAVFMRKDPPVTIRYLYATYILELIDPEKTLVINSPQGLREANEKMYTLQFYSVMPETVVSRDKAIIRRFVEEKKQAVLKPLGGKAGEGILFLEPSDRNFNSIIEVSTHQGQEPVMVQEFLPAAKDGDKRIILLDGEPIGAVNRVPTGQEFRGNMAVGGRVEKTEITPREQEICAIVGPRLRQNGLYFVGIDVIGGYLTEVNVTSPTGIREIDRLDGTNLGKKVIEWLESR
- a CDS encoding pentapeptide repeat-containing protein yields the protein MMKITCLSLTSVLTVVGLSFPAQAENFNHLNQLLSTKQCQLCDLTGSGLVMADLSGASLIGANLAGANLSQANLAGADLRGANLTGTSLYGANLTGANLGSAIFNGTDLREAYLTNANLMGTNLGQAYVQGAKGIANNAGTPELFYGWGLIETKEGNYQEAIENHNKALALNPEFAPAYLARGYALLRLGNEQGAILNAKAASQLYEKQENLQGQETSDNFVKNIEAVQEARKKDKGNPQLDSIVRGVAGLMLQFLLKGGI
- a CDS encoding response regulator transcription factor; translated protein: MRILLIEDESGIAQFISQGLKEIGYIVSVAKDGKEGKDYLEMSEYDIIILDIMLPRIDGLQLLQEIRQQQILTPVLLLTARDRIEDRVKGLDYGADDYLVKPFAFSELLARLRALQRRPPLQVNTLLQLADLTMDLPTREVRRGSQLIELSPLEFKLLEYLLRNANQVLSRTQIGEHVWNLDFYSESNVVDVYVGYLRRKIDRDFDTALLHTIRGVGYCLKCP
- a CDS encoding flavin reductase, encoding MSPITSDRLINLDLNQPLWDRFFSVAPLVIIGSKEADGSYDLAPKHLAMPFGWDNYFGFICTPRHGTYQNIRRETVFTVSFPQPDQVLFASLAAAPRCDHDHKPSLSVLPTFPASTVDGVLLQQGYLFLECQLDRIIDGFGENSLIVGKIAAAQVQTAALRRCDRDDQDILLDVPLLVYLSPGRYTTINHSFSFPFHAGFKR
- a CDS encoding M20 family metallopeptidase; protein product: MLTSTLNSQVSKRLLDYLHSRQGGMVELLKQLVLAESPSTVPTAQKQVLSLLKNALETRNYRVRLIPGKTNGGHLLATPKHRIKSQPRQLLLGHCDTVWPLGTLETMPLIQQNGKLYGPGVYDMKGGLIQTIFALESLLYCDLIPTVTPVFLINSDEEIGSKESTPYIRKLVQGCDRVFVMEPSLGETGQLKTRRKGVGRFTIKVVGKAAHAGLEPEKGASAILELSFVIQQLFALNNPEKGITVNVGTIDGGIRSNVIAPESQAVVDVRVLHQKDAQFIESQILSLQPTTPGTQLIITGGIGRPPMEKTPESEKLWQQAYNMASDLGLDLTEATAGGGSDGNTTNRYAPTLDGLGAVGDAAHSPGEFIYLDTLAERSALLARLLLDPPLL
- a CDS encoding DUF6679 family protein, which produces MLHRKIYQLCTENREVCLFLRDQQRWIEAATIVSLEGDLVTIRYETEEDDEISSWEEMVRLESIGAVSQKLASVSRYNSDITVSDDCPEAEQIHPRYPESNQD